The Macrobrachium rosenbergii isolate ZJJX-2024 chromosome 56, ASM4041242v1, whole genome shotgun sequence genome includes a region encoding these proteins:
- the LOC136836151 gene encoding uncharacterized protein produces the protein MFGCNSKGIKELCRRLQTIGDFNLGYIYGSVKTHKRNNPLRPIISQIPAPTYHLAKKLNTLLTPYIRSTYSLKSSAEFLDALRVAPARGCITSKDVESLFTIEMIADRVYRDPSTRPLSIPEHALRSLLELCTKKAPFINHHGHMYPQVDSIAMGSPLGVLFANFYMGLVEERVFAEIMKPSMYVRYIDDTFISAGSSKEIDELRAVFHRRSSLRFTIEHNEDGCLPFLDVLLELKEDPFSTMVYTKPTNLGGALTHCSLWTDTHHEMERASQVLVNNRHPNTSTQAVYRRTMEKWYNQEERRDTPEMITLFYKGNYHSRYKETNGP, from the exons ATGTTCGG GTGCAACTCTAAGGGCATCAAGGAACTCTGCAGACGACTTCAAACTATAGGCGATTTTAATCTTGGCTATATTTATGGTAGTGTAAAGACTCATAAACGCAATAACCCCCTTAGACCAATCATCAGTCAAATTCCCGCCCCTACTTACCACCTTGCAAAGAAACTCAATACCCTCCTAACACCTTATATTCGTTCTACCTATAGTTTGAAGTCATCTGCAGAGTTCCTTGATGCCCTTAGAGTTGCGCCTGCCAGAGGATGCATTACATCAAAGGACGTTGAATCCCTTTTCACCATCGAGATGATCGCCGATCGTGTCTACAGGGACCCATCGACTAGACCCCTGTCCATCCCCGAACATGCCCTTCGATCCTTACTTGAACTATGTACTAAGAAGGCACCCTTCATCAACCACCATGGACATATGTACCCCCAGGTAGACAGCATCGCAATGGGATCCCCCCTCGGAGTCCTGTTTGCGAACTTTTACATGGGCTTGGTGGAAGAAAGGGTTTTTGCGGAGATCATGAAGCCATCTATGTACGTccggtatattgatgacacctttaTAAGTGCCGGTTCCAGCAAAGAGATTGATGAACTGCGTGCAGTCTTCCACCGACGCAGCAGTCTCCGCTTTACCATTGAACACAATGAGGACGGCTGCCTACCCTTCCTGGATGTCCTTCTTGAGCTGAAGGAGGACCCATTCTCTACCATGGTGTATACCAAACCTACGAACCTTG GAGGGGCCCTGACCCACTGTTCATTGTGGACCGACACTCACCATGAAATGGAACGGGCCTCCCAGGTATTAGTTAATAATCGTCATCCCAACACGAGCACCCAGGCCGTCTACAGAAGGACGATGGAAAAGTGGTATAACCAAGAGGAGAGACGAGATACACCAGAGATGATCACCCTCTTCTACAAAGGGAATTACCACTCACGATATAAGGAGACGAACGGgccctga